Genomic DNA from Bacteroides zhangwenhongii:
TGAATGATATGGAAGAGGATAAGAACTATATCAACCTGATACGTGGCGACCTCACAAAAGCATCCCAAGCGCATAACGGTATGCCCGACAGTGTAGGCATGATGAATATCAAGACGGCAAACCAAACCATTCTTGAAGCATCGTTATTGCCTACGCCCCGTGCGCTGTGGGACAGCTTTTGGTACGAGGGGGAACTCTCCTGCTTGTTTGCCGATTCCAACGTGGGCAAGTCCATCCTTGCCGTGCAGATAGCCGACCGCATCGCCCGAACCGACAATGTGCTGTATCTGGACTTTGAACTGTCCGAAAAGCAGTTCCAGCTCCGCTATACCAACGAGCATGGAGAGCTCTACACCTTTCCCGACAAACTCTATCGGGTGTCTATTGACTGCAACCAGCTTTTGGATGCCAACTTTGAGGAAGCTATCATAGGCGGCATTGAACAGATGGCTGTGCAGACCGACTGCAAGATTTTCATCATTGACAATCTTACCTACCTGTGTTGCGCCATGGAGAAAGGCGATGCCGCAGGACGGCTGATGATTCAGCTGAACAATCTCAAAAAGAGATATGCGCTCTCTATCCTTGTCCTAGCACATACGCCCAAACGCTCTTTGGATTGTCCCATCACATCCAACGACCTTGCCGGAAGCAAACGGCTCTACAATTTCTTTGACAGCGTGTTCACCATTGGAAAAAGTGCCCAAGACGGAGGGCTTCGCTATGTGAAG
This window encodes:
- a CDS encoding AAA family ATPase yields the protein MEEDKNYINLIRGDLTKASQAHNGMPDSVGMMNIKTANQTILEASLLPTPRALWDSFWYEGELSCLFADSNVGKSILAVQIADRIARTDNVLYLDFELSEKQFQLRYTNEHGELYTFPDKLYRVSIDCNQLLDANFEEAIIGGIEQMAVQTDCKIFIIDNLTYLCCAMEKGDAAGRLMIQLNNLKKRYALSILVLAHTPKRSLDCPITSNDLAGSKRLYNFFDSVFTIGKSAQDGGLRYVKQLKVRYGTFSHDADNVIVYEIDKVDAFLQFVFRGYSTEKEHLKKLGDNESSQRDCQILQLSQSGKSVREIASQVNCGKSTVNRIIQRSKESKNAGVPSVPLSQPLECGTMGQDGTADNQPSKTD